One stretch of Malus domestica chromosome 14, GDT2T_hap1 DNA includes these proteins:
- the LOC103454285 gene encoding WD repeat-containing protein 55 isoform X1 — protein sequence MEINLGHLAFDIDFHPSQQLVTTGLINGDLHLYRYTSDSVPQRVLEVHAHSESCRAVRFINNGQAILTGSPDCSILATDVETGASIARLDEAHGSAVNKLINLTESTVASGDDEGCIKVWDTRQQSCCNTFKAHEEYISDMTFAADSMKLLGTSGDGTLSVCNLRRNKVQAQSEFSEEELLSVVIMKNGRKVVCSSHIGNLLLYSWGCFKDCSDRFVDLSPNSVDVLLKLDEDRLITGSETGLISLVGILPNRVIQPIAEHSDYPVEGLAFSYDKKFLGSIAHDQMLKLWDMDELLQGSTNTSRPQAAAEDSDSDDMDMDTNPPKSNKGTKKKNASKDRVSGSSNDFFADLQMEG from the exons ATGGAGATAAATTTGGGGCACTTGGCGTTTGACATTGATTTTCATCCATCGCAGCAGTTGGTCACTACTGGTCTTATCAATGGCGACCTTCACTTGTACCGATACACATCTGATTCCGTACCACAAAG GGTGTTGGAAGTTCATGCACACAGTGAATCTTGCAGAGCTGTTCGGTTCATCAACAATGGCCAag CTATTTTGACGGGATCTCCCGACTGCTCAATTCTTGCTACGGATGTGGAAACTGGTGCTTCTATTGCTCGCCTGGACGAGGCTCACGg GTCTGCGGTCAATAAGCTTATCAATTTGACCGAGTCCACGGTGGCCTCTGGTGATGACGAAGGCTGTATTAAG GTGTGGGACACCAGGCAACAATCTTGCTGCAATACTTTTAAAGCTCATGAAGAGTACATTTCCGATATGACTTTTGCAGCTGATTCCATGAAACTCCTAGGAACTAG TGGAGATGGGACTCTTTCTGTTTGCAATCTTCGAAGAAATAAa GTTCAAGCTCAATCTGAATTTTCAGAAGAGGAGCTACTGTCCGTGGTTATCATGAAG AATGGTCGGAAAGTTGTTTGCAGCTCACATATTGGGAATCTATTATTGTATTCATGGGGCTGTTTCAAGGATTGCAG TGATCGATTTGTTGATCTCTCTCCGAATTCTGTGGATGTTTTGTTGAAG CTTGATGAAGATAGGTTGATCACTGGATCGGAAACTGGACTTATCAG CCTAGTAGGTATATTACCCAACAGAGTCATCCAACCTATTGCAGAACACTCAGACTATCCAGTTGAGGGTCTCG CTTTCTCCTATGATAAAAAGTTTCTGGGAAGTATAGCACATGATCAGATGTTGAAG CTATGGGATATGGATGAATTATTGCAAGGTTCTACAAATACATCAAGGCCTCAAGCAGCTGCAGAGGACAGCGATAGTGACGATATGGATATGGATACGAATCCTCCGAAGTCTAACAAAG gtacaaagaagaaaaatgcaAGCAAAGATCGTGTTTCGGGaagttcaaatgatttttttgctGATTTACAGATGGAGGGTTGA
- the LOC103454286 gene encoding receptor protein kinase-like protein ZAR1, whose protein sequence is MMLFLLQIALLLVPEVVHCLNQDGLSLLALKSAIETDPTRILDSWSESDPTPCHWHGVACTGNRVTDVLLTNKRLTGYIPSELGHLDSLKRLNLSNNNFSMPIPAHLFNADALISLDLSNNSLMGPIPDQIRSLKALNHLDLSSNLLNGSLPESLAELPSLAGTLNLSYNKFSGGVPASYGRIPVLVSLDLRHNNLTGKVPQVGSLANQGPTAFSENPSLCGIPLEIPCPEAQNPDSPKSGGEDVQKPLNPDPSLVRRAEQRENGSGVSVTVPIISGVSVVVGAVSVSVWLLRVKSRAKEGKTGKEKVVKEVAVVVEDEGEGQNGTFVVVDEGFELELEDLLRASAYVVGKSRSGITYRVVAGNGGKGSGAAPSVVAVRRLSEGDAAWRFKEFEAEAEAMGKVVHPNIVRLRAYYYANDEKLLVTDFIRNGSLYNALHGKLTNSLPPLPWTARLKIAQGTARGLVYIHEHSPRKYVHGSIKSTKILLNDDLQPYISGVGLARLMLGTSKFTTSASRKHNSNQSIVASGMAGPSSSTIYLAPEARVSGSKFTQKCDVYSFGIVLLEILTGRLPDEGLENGGEGLESLVRKTFRDERPLSEIIDPVLVQEVYAKKQVVEAFHIALNCTELDPELRPRMKTVSESLDRIRLQC, encoded by the coding sequence atgatGCTTTTTTTGCTGCAAATTGCTCTACTTCTGGTTCCTGAAGTGGTGCACTGTCTCAACCAAGATGGACTCTCCCTCCTCGCACTCAAATCAGCAATCGAAACCGACCCGACACGGATCCTCGACTCCTGGTCGGAATCCGATCCCACCCCCTGTCACTGGCACGGCGTCGCCTGCACCGGCAACCGAGTCACCGACGTCCTCCTCACCAACAAACGCCTCACCGGCTACATTCCCTCCGAACTTGGTCACCTCGACTCGCTCAAGCGACTCAATCTTTCAAACAACAACTTCTCCATGCCCATCCCGGCCCACCTTTTCAACGCCGACGCCCTCATTTCTCTCGACCTCTCCAACAACTCTCTCATGGGTCCAATCCCGGACCAAATCCGATCACTCAAGGCACTGAACCACCTCGACCTGTCTTCCAATCTCCTCAACGGCTCCCTCCCCGAGTCTCTCGCCGAGCTTCCCTCCCTCGCTGGAACCCTGAACCTCTCGTACAACAAATTCTCCGGCGGAGTTCCGGCTTCGTACGGGCGGATTCCGGTGCTCGTAAGCCTGGACCTCCGGCACAACAACCTCACCGGAAAAGTGCCTCAGGTGGGATCGCTGGCGAACCAGGGCCCCACCgcgttttccgaaaaccctagcctcTGCGGTATTCCGTTGGAAATTCCGTGCCCGGAAGCCCAAAACCCTGATTCCCCGAAAAGCGGAGGTGAGGATGTTCAAAAGCCTCTCAACCCGGATCCGAGTTTGGTACGGAGGGCAGAGCAGCGAGAAAATGGGAGCGGCGTGTCAGTGACGGTTCCGATAATTTCGGGCGTTTCGGTGGTGGTTGGGGCAGTGTCGGTATCGGTGTGGCTGCTTCGCGTAAAAAGCAGGGCGAAGGAGGGAAAAACGGGAAAAGAGAAAGTGGTAAAGGAGGTGGCTGTCGTGGTGGAGGATGAGGGGGAAGGGCAAAATGGTACATTCGTGGTGGTGGACGAGGGGTTCGAGTTGGAATTGGAGGATTTGCTGAGGGCATCGGCGTACGTGGTGGGGAAGAGCAGGAGTGGGATTACGTACAGAGTGGTCGCCGGGAATGGCGGGAAGGGATCTGGTGCGGCGCCGTCGGTTGTGGCAGTGAGAAGGCTGAGCGAGGGTGACGCCGCGTGGCGGTTCAAGGAGTTTGAGGCTGAGGCGGAGGCGATGGGGAAGGTGGTCCACCCCAATATCGTCCGCCTGAGAGCATATTACTATGCGAATGATGAGAAACTTCTGGTTACTGATTTCATTCGCAATGGCAGCTTGTACAATGCACTCCATGGTAAATTAACCAACTCTTTGCCACCATTGCCATGGACGGCAAGGTTAAAAATTGCTCAGGGGACCGCAAGGGGTTTGGTGTACATACATGAACACAGCCCTCGAAAGTATGTTCATGGAAGCATTAAGTCGACAAAGATCCTTCTCAACGATGATCTCCAACCTTACATATCCGGGGTCGGATTGGCACGTCTTATGTTGGGTACCTCAAAGTTCACCACTTCAGCGTCGAGAAAGCACAACTCGAATCAATCCATTGTGGCTTCTGGTATGGCTGGTCCAAGTTCTTCAACCATTTACTTGGCGCCCGAGGCCCGAGTTTCTGGCAGCAAGTTCACTCAGAAATGTGATGTGTACTCCTTCGGAATTGTGCTCTTGGAGATCTTGACTGGAAGGTTGCCAGATGAGGGGCTCGAAAATGGTGGCGAGGGACTCGAGAGTCTGGTCAGGAAGACATTCAGAGATGAGCGCCCCTTGTCTGAGATCATAGACCCTGTACTTGTGCAAGAAGTTTATGCAAAGAAGCAAGTTGTTGAAGCCTTTCACATTGCCCTTAATTGCACTGAGCTCGATCCCGAACTGCGTCCAAGGATGAAAACTGTCTCCGAGAGTCTTGATCGCATCAGACTGCAATGTTAA
- the LOC103454285 gene encoding WD repeat-containing protein 55 isoform X2, with amino-acid sequence MEINLGHLAFDIDFHPSQQLVTTGLINGDLHLYRYTSDSVPQRVLEVHAHSESCRAVRFINNGQAILTGSPDCSILATDVETGASIARLDEAHGSAVNKLINLTESTVASGDDEGCIKVWDTRQQSCCNTFKAHEEYISDMTFAADSMKLLGTSGDGTLSVCNLRRNKVQAQSEFSEEELLSVVIMKNGRKVVCSSHIGNLLLYSWGCFKDCSDRFVDLSPNSVDVLLKLDEDRLITGSETGLISYGIWMNYCKVLQIHQGLKQLQRTAIVTIWIWIRILRSLTKVQRRKMQAKIVFREVQMIFLLIYRWRVEYGFSTLVRHFSWTNKIPIVYVNFIMCGREGFFI; translated from the exons ATGGAGATAAATTTGGGGCACTTGGCGTTTGACATTGATTTTCATCCATCGCAGCAGTTGGTCACTACTGGTCTTATCAATGGCGACCTTCACTTGTACCGATACACATCTGATTCCGTACCACAAAG GGTGTTGGAAGTTCATGCACACAGTGAATCTTGCAGAGCTGTTCGGTTCATCAACAATGGCCAag CTATTTTGACGGGATCTCCCGACTGCTCAATTCTTGCTACGGATGTGGAAACTGGTGCTTCTATTGCTCGCCTGGACGAGGCTCACGg GTCTGCGGTCAATAAGCTTATCAATTTGACCGAGTCCACGGTGGCCTCTGGTGATGACGAAGGCTGTATTAAG GTGTGGGACACCAGGCAACAATCTTGCTGCAATACTTTTAAAGCTCATGAAGAGTACATTTCCGATATGACTTTTGCAGCTGATTCCATGAAACTCCTAGGAACTAG TGGAGATGGGACTCTTTCTGTTTGCAATCTTCGAAGAAATAAa GTTCAAGCTCAATCTGAATTTTCAGAAGAGGAGCTACTGTCCGTGGTTATCATGAAG AATGGTCGGAAAGTTGTTTGCAGCTCACATATTGGGAATCTATTATTGTATTCATGGGGCTGTTTCAAGGATTGCAG TGATCGATTTGTTGATCTCTCTCCGAATTCTGTGGATGTTTTGTTGAAG CTTGATGAAGATAGGTTGATCACTGGATCGGAAACTGGACTTATCAG CTATGGGATATGGATGAATTATTGCAAGGTTCTACAAATACATCAAGGCCTCAAGCAGCTGCAGAGGACAGCGATAGTGACGATATGGATATGGATACGAATCCTCCGAAGTCTAACAAAG gtacaaagaagaaaaatgcaAGCAAAGATCGTGTTTCGGGaagttcaaatgatttttttgctGATTTACAGATGGAGGGTTGAGTACGGTTTTTCAACTTTGGTACGACACTTTTCATGGACAAACAAAATACCTATAGTTTATGTTAACTTTATCATGTGTGGGAGggagggtttttttatttag